Below is a window of Pseudomonas sp. B21-040 DNA.
GGCCGCCGTACAACATCCTGCTGCGCGATGACAAATCGTATCCTTACGTCTTTCTTTCGGATGGCCAGTTCCCTCGCTTGAGCATCCATCGCGGTGCGAAAAAAGCCAAGGGCAAGTATTTTGGTCCGTACCCGAGCGCTGGAGCGATTCGCGAAAGCCTGAGTCTTTTGCAAAAGACCTTCTTTGTCCGTCAGTGTGAAGACAGCTATTTCAAAAACCGCACGCGTCCTTGCCTGCAATACCAGATCAAACGTTGCAAGGCGCCGTGCGTAGGGCTGGTGGAGCCTGAGGTGTACGCCGAAGACGTTCGCCACTCGGTGATGTTCCTTGAAGGCCGCAGCAATGCGCTGGCTGACGAATTGTCCGCGGGCATGGAAGAGGCGGCGATCAACCTTGAGTTCGAACGGGCCGCCGAGTTGCGCGACCAGATATCGTTGCTGCGTCGGGTTCAGGACCAGCAAAGCATGGAAGGCGGCACCGGCGATATCGATGTGATCGCGGCGTTCGTAAACCCAGGTGGTGCTTGCGTCCACCTGATCAGCGTTCGCGGCGGCCGGGTACTGGGCAGCAAGAACTTTTTCCCGCAAACCGGTATCGACGAAGACGTATCCGAAGTCATGGCTGCCTTTCTCGGCCAATACTTCATCACCAGCCCCGAGCGCGACTTGCCGAGTGAATTGATCGTCAACGTGGTTCATGAAGACTTCCCGACGCTGATCGAAGCCATCGAAGCGCTGCGCGGTCGCGAACTGACCATCAGCCATCGGGTGCGTGGCACACGAGCACGCTGGCAGCAATTGGCGGTCACCAATGCCGAGCAGGCATTGGGCGCACGCCTGGCTAACCGTCAGCATGTCGCCGAACGTTTCGATGCCTTGGCCGAGGTATTGAAGCTGGACGAACCGCCGCAGCGTCTGGAGTGCTACGACATCAGCCATTCCAGTGGTGAAGCCACCGTGGCGTCTTGCGTGGTGTTTGGTCCGGAAGGTCCGATCAAGTCGGACTATCGCCGCTACAACATCGAAGGCGTGACGGCAGGTGATGACTATGCCGCGATGCATCAGGCCTTGACCCGTCGCTTCAGCAAGCTGAAGGACGGGGAGGGCAAGCTGCCGGACATATTGTTAGTGGACGGTGGTAAAGGCCAGCTGTCGATGGCCCGTGATGTGCTCAACGAACTGGCGGTGCC
It encodes the following:
- the uvrC gene encoding excinuclease ABC subunit UvrC, giving the protein MTEVFDPSAFLSTVSGRPGVYRMFDSDARLLYVGKAKNLKNRLSSYFRKSGLAPKTAALVARIAQVETTITANETEALLLEQTLIKEWRPPYNILLRDDKSYPYVFLSDGQFPRLSIHRGAKKAKGKYFGPYPSAGAIRESLSLLQKTFFVRQCEDSYFKNRTRPCLQYQIKRCKAPCVGLVEPEVYAEDVRHSVMFLEGRSNALADELSAGMEEAAINLEFERAAELRDQISLLRRVQDQQSMEGGTGDIDVIAAFVNPGGACVHLISVRGGRVLGSKNFFPQTGIDEDVSEVMAAFLGQYFITSPERDLPSELIVNVVHEDFPTLIEAIEALRGRELTISHRVRGTRARWQQLAVTNAEQALGARLANRQHVAERFDALAEVLKLDEPPQRLECYDISHSSGEATVASCVVFGPEGPIKSDYRRYNIEGVTAGDDYAAMHQALTRRFSKLKDGEGKLPDILLVDGGKGQLSMARDVLNELAVPDLILLGVAKGATRKAGFETLYLNDAAHEFTLRGDSPALHLIQQIRDEAHRFAITGHRARRGKTRRTSTLEGVAGVGPTRRRDLLKHFGGLQELSRASIEEIAKAPGISKKLAELIYANLHSE